The proteins below are encoded in one region of Toxoplasma gondii ME49 chromosome IV, whole genome shotgun sequence:
- a CDS encoding hypothetical protein (encoded by transcript TGME49_301240), which yields MRKCGFSDTSSGYWFLSFFRIINSYGVRLRARDKCSGFFVFPFFSIPPSCRGPPEPRSCSTFAVAVSLLLLSLALSSPDHSPGERRFATPLSAEPVAPALVLADASSVDHSTTPTIDREESSRSRKSSLEPRGSQQELQDSEKRTPRPEESEKHPASLEDLEVPLAATPTLRTDRDLRTLRRRSGHGQVSKLKRSKAFFSSLVRSDASALASRRSPSPAPESPGGNAATVVGGPGAPQDTPPPHHSAPHRGRRGHRLSRASAAEAGASQGPVLGRNLHAALHRGRAIRAVEAENGGGRAGSTKNAHKKVDRSVQRLVAQAVRTPAGLTVASVLAAVLVAYVTWRLLRGRVAAWVHGRKGGDEAGQGNLTIAPNDWVVKEEGRGSGPAPGLSEKRSEKEATGVEEQKRRANDLKSLSMRLHAIRARQGKKSTRELQKESRELKQEIDELYPALLRLRASNAELEREIAASALGVPGTTASAGARLPPSTYFFGDRSPFTLNLPLAPTLQDLAGGVASVAGNVGDVGTLGQTGARTSPLLFGQSQHTLSEQGAGKATQSRDSIPPPPPLPRGYMASSTDAEIAAMDAERRLQQAQAEKRVLSKKLETVEGDVGLLLERLRLNEGRMTDEAAVTKTLRKRNEALLKDAQQKQSHLLKAQQRLETVKNYAVDMERYSDVLEKKVAFLEEQLKGQPENRG from the exons ATGCGTAAGTGTGGATTCAGCGACACCTCGTCAGGTTACtggtttctttcttttttcaggatAATAAACTCTTACGGCGTACGGCTGCGGGCGCGCGACAAATGTAG cggcttcttcgtctttccatTCTTTTCCATCCCACCGTCGTGCCGCGGGCCTCCCGAGCCGCGCAG CTGCTCCACTTTCGCCGTCGCCGtttcccttctccttctttctcttgctctctcctctccggaCCATTCCcccggagagaggcgcttcGCTACACCGCTGTCCGCAGAACCTGTTGCCCCAGCGCTGGTGCTGGCTGACGCTTCCAGCGTGGACCACTCGACGACGCCCACCATCGACCGCGAGGAATCCAGCAGATCGCGAAAGTCCTCACTCGAGCCTCGGGGAAGTCAGCAGGAGCTCCAAGACTCCGAAAAACGCACTCCACGTCCGGAAGAGTCCGAGAAACACCCTGCGAGTCTGGAAGACCTCGAGGTGCCGCTCGCTGCAACTCCTACTCTCCGAACAGACCGAGACCTGCGCACCCTCCGCCGGCGCTCTGGTCACGGCCAAGTCAGCAAGTTGAAGCGGTCGAaagcgtttttttcttctcttgtgcGCTCTGACGCCTCTGCCCTCGCAAGTCGGCGCTCGCCCTCCCCGGCTCCGGAGAGTCCGGGTGGCAACGCAGCCACTGTTGTCGGCGGCCCAGGCGCGCCCCAGGACACTCCCCCTCCGCATCACAGCGCTCCTCACCGAGGTCGACGAGGGCATCGCCTCTCCCGCGCCTCGGCGGCAGAAGCAGGCGCCAGCCAAGGGCCGGTTTTGGGAAGGAACTTGCATGCGGCGCTTCACCGCGGGCGAGCGATTCGTGCAGTCGAAGCCGAGAACGGAGGAGGCAGGGCGGGGTCCACGAAGAACGCGCACAAAAAGGTCGACAGAAGTGTGCAACGCCTGGTTGCACAGGCCGTACGAACCCCTGCGGGGTTGACGGTGGCGAGCGTTTTGGCTGCGGTCCTCGTCGCGTACGTGACCTGGAGACTCTTGAGGGGTCGGGTGGCGGCCTGGGTTCATGGGAGGAAAGGCGGCGATGAGGCAGGGCAAGGAAACCTCACGATTGCCCCGAACGACTGGGTGGTCAAGGAGGAAGGCCGAGGCTCTGGACCAGCGCCGGGGTTGTCCGAAAAACGCTCTGAAAAGGAGGCGACAGGCGTCGAGGAGCAGAAGCGACGCGCGAACGACCTGAAGAGCCTCAGCATGCGACTGCACGCCATTCGGGCGCGTCAGGGGAAAAAATCCACGCGAGAACTCCAGAAAGAAAGTCGCGAGCTCAAGCAAGAGATCGACGAACTGTACCCCGCACTCTTGCGACTCCGAGCCTCGAACGCGGAGCTCGAACGGGAAATCGCAGCGAGCGCTCTGGGAGTTCCGGGCACCACCGCCTCAGCAGGCGCCAGGCTACCCCCTTCCACGTACTTCTTCGGGGATAGAAGCCCTTTCACTCTGAACCTGCCACTCGCTCCGACTCTTCAGGACTTGGCAGGCGGTGTAGCCAGTGTGGCGGGAAATGTAGGAGACGTTGGAACTCTGGGCCAGACCGGGGCGAGAACTTCTCCCTTGTTGTTTGGCCAGAGTCAACATACTCTCAGTGAGCAGGGTGCAGGGAAAGCTACTCAGAGTCGAGATTCCAttcctccgcctccaccCTTGCCTCGAGGGTATATGGCGAGTTCGACCGACGCAGAGATCGCTGCGatggacgcagagagacggtTACAACAGGCccaggcagagaagcgagtgCTGTCAAAGAAGCTGGAAACTGTTGAGGGGGACGTCGGTCTGCTGTTAGAGCGCCTCCGTTTGAATGAGGGCAGAATGACTGACGAAGCCGCGGTCACCAAAACGCTacgaaagaggaacgaggcGCTTCTGAAAGACGCCCAACAGAAGCAGTCTCACCTGTTGAAAGCCCAACAAAGGTTGGAGACGGTGAAAAACTACGCGGTCGACATGGAGAGGTACAGCGATgttctcgagaaaaaagtcgcgtttctcgaggAGCAACTCAAAGGCCAACCCGAAAACCGCGGATAG